In Plasmodium chabaudi chabaudi strain AS genome assembly, chromosome: 10, a single genomic region encodes these proteins:
- a CDS encoding 60S ribosomal protein L5, putative, with protein sequence MAYVKVVKNKAYFKRYQVKYRRRREGKTDYRARKALILQDKNKYNAQKLRFIVRKTNNQIICQIASAHIEGDKILSEAKSKELIRYGIPVGLKNYAAAYATGLLCARRFLKSLKLDSQFIGVEKVTAESVAEDGDKEGEGDRKPIKAFLDVGITRTTTGNRVFAALKGACDGGLNIPHGNNRFPGSKNEFNPEQLRKNILGIHVAEYMAAMKEEDMDKYKAHFNDYLKHKIDEKNIEKMYLTAHEKIRKNPEKKAKKAGKKFIAKHQKPTKLNAKLRKQRVKEKLEKYIEKLQ encoded by the exons atggCTTATGTAAaagttgtaaaaaataaagcatattttaaaagataCCAAGTCAAATATAGAAGAAGAAGAG AGGGAAAAACTGACTACCGAGCTAGAAAGGCATTAATATTACAAGACAAAAATAAGTACAATGCCCAAAAACTCCGTTTCATTGTTCGTAAAACAAACAACCAAATTATATGCCAAATAGCTAGTGCTCATATTGAAggtgataaaatattatctgAAGCAAAATCAAAAGAATTAATCAGATATGGTATCCCTGTtggattaaaaaattatgcagCTGCATATGCCACTGGTTTGTTATGTGCTAGGagatttttaaaatcattAAAATTGGATAGTCAATTTATAGGAGTAGAAAAAGTTACTGCTGAATCTGTAGCCGAAGATGGTGATAAAGAAGGAGAAGGCGACAGAAAACCAATCAAAGCATTTTTAGATGTAGGTATAACTAGAACAACCACAGGAAATCGTGTTTTCGCTGCATTAAAAGGAGCATGCGATGGTGGCTTAAACATTCCACATGGAAATAACAGATTTCCAGgatcaaaaaatgaatttaatCCTGAAcaattaagaaaaaatatattaggtATTCATGTAGCTGAATATATGGCTGCAATGAAAGAAGAAGATAtggataaatataaagcccattttaatgattatttaaaacataaaattgatgaaaaaaatatcgaaAAAATGTATCTTACTGCTCAcgaaaaaattagaaaaaatccAGAGAAGAAAGCCAAAAAGGCTggtaaaaaattcatagCCAAACACCAAAAACCAACCAAATTAAATGCAAAATTAAGAAAACAAAGAGTTAAAGAAAAG tTGGAGAAGTATATCGAAAAATTACAATAA
- a CDS encoding vacuolar protein sorting-associated protein 3, putative translates to MELFKVENVKAQLSYEVTSACSFDDYMFVCTGEGYIYRYQIIQDKERNSNNIELKFLDSCLIKKDKQISKIVIVECDNTFILLILIDDHIYFIKNTSFHNYKLISKNVDLFTINENRRFELLLYGQKKKKLYFYKYVDNNYKLYKDISCIDILTCFLWINNSLFLVINKNYYLQDLNNNNNRVLLYSHEFEQTYKYITLINIHEIFIVCDLNIGVFYDVETSMPSRKNTIILPSNIIQLISFRFFLCCLNSKGVLNFYNTNNQQHIQTIDIQNEVNLVINFANIGGRNMLGELLNLENNDEYGYVPNTNSGFSHFDDLGQDKKSPKKMLSFKEILNETVMTNIKGSTKKYEYSEYNIDEDKMEMVKLLSMSDENNYLKNCLYIINNNFIKVIKWIELYKHLPKCIEQNKIETGFLLIENNNFENDIDKINILHEYNKACAYFYFKKLNFSLAFMLFEKVNINIFFLLSFWKDYFNYSLKQSDNEKDEYSYTQDKTTDTKNLEENISKPFKQFLPLGCTIDELIEREYYTYSQNEMKNYIDPLMNEEDNESLSKQKILNIANLCLIKYILKKREVFIENKYDIKIDRSTWESITGMTNHDQQQTDESVTQSESSDYIHIDELIDNILIKLMVNNNYKNFTQFIMKTPNLNLNMNECVQYLKENRKFIETILIHIRFHNFDVAIKMCISFLHSYKLKENNDQDNIFQNENAECKDSDLAYERNEEDQDMWWCKMLDENNFKNNIERSNTFHSILKEIYNVLIILNDNVHLINVEQSGIKKLFEYSFPFLLKYNEKLFYDFIINNNLILRPHEILLTFKKLQDIKLKKKINYYIQKYVMNYIKYDKKNKNVNAILIELYINDSEKPVQVRQKKILKMLRSNYPVDTNHIIQMIENKNFNLVTALLYGRIHKHYESLEILCDEDLRICEKYCHYYSFMLKSFVKGLKKEKYESIFSSIYNNDKTIYQKLLNEKGKNNDISTNDEYKKDDKTMKKKKKKKKKDTLGDAFIKGIIKEYHKYSYITMNKNSLEKVKKLNSLNKKNDENIQNKEENIKKEYDYMLHLIGNEKNSSNDDENYDITNYYDNNESCGYSSQNTETNASTNCRHFTDIESENTTDSLIIDYSDENNNVTVQEHGVAKKKKKKNEREISMKGKRSQISKSKRKNDKYKKLLGNISKNQDIDLLEYFHVYNENKCRSCGFFFLFIKVCMDKYKNKNTCEAKKEIYKNYIIYILNKYANHNDLNNIYIFKMIPENWKISKISNYINFYLRKKLNTQTNLEIYHNLIKSSYLNATYNLIKKKEEKILIQDSIMCNVCNTAIEEKEFVYFSETVVLHIKCVCKYNPPQLT, encoded by the exons ATGGAACTGTTTAAGGTTGAGAATGTGAAGGCCCAGTTGAGTTATGAAGTAACATCAGCATGCTCGTTCGATGACTACATGTTTGTATGTACTGGTGAGGGGTACATATATCGGTATCAAATAATTCAGGATAAAGAAAggaatagtaataatattgaattAAAGTTTCTTGACAGttgtttaattaaaaaagataaacaGATAAGTAAAATAGTTATAGTAGAATGTgataatacatttatattattaattttaattgatgatcatatttattttataaaaaatacaagtttccataattataaattgaTTTCCAAAAATGttgatttatttacaataaatgaaaatagaagatttgaattattattatatggtcaaaaaaaaaaaaaattatatttttataaatatgttgataataattataaattatataaagatatatcATGTATAGACATTTTAACTTGTTTTTTATGGATTaataattctttatttttagtaataaataaaaattattatttacaagacttaaataataataataatagagTGCTTTTATATTCTCACGAATTTGAGCagacatataaatatataactttaattaatatacatgaaatatttattgtatgTGATTTGAATATCGGTGTATTTTATGATGTTGAAACGTCTATGCCCTCTAGAAAGAATACAATTATACTACCAAGCAATATAATCCAATTAATATcctttcgtttttttttatgttgttTAAATTCAAAGGGtgtattaaatttttataatacaaataatcaACAACATATACAAACAATTGATATACAAAACGAAGTAAATTTAGTAATCAACTTTGCTAATATTGGAGGAAGAAACATGCTAGGGGAATTACTTAAccttgaaaataatgatgagtATGGTTATGTTCCTAATACTAATTCAGGATTCTCACATTTTGATGATCTAGGACAAGATAAAAAGTCGCCAAAGAAAATGCTTAGCTTTAAAGAAATTTTAAACGAAACTGTAAtgacaaatataaaaggaagcacaaaaaaatatgaatatagtgaatataatattgatgaagataaaatggaaatggTAAAACTTTTATCTATGtctgatgaaaataattatttaaaaaattgtttatacattattaataataattttattaaagtaATTAAATGGatagaattatataaacatcTACCAAAATGTatagaacaaaataaaattgaaactggatttttattaatcgaaaataataattttgaaaatgatatagataaaattaatatcttacatgaatataataaagcatgtgcatatttttattttaaaaaattaaatttttcacTTGCTTTTATGCTTTTtgaaaaagtaaatattaatatatttttcctcTTATCTTTTTGGAaagattattttaattattcaCTTAAACAATCGGACaatgaaaaagatgaaTATTCTTATACCCAAGACAAAACAACggatacaaaaaatttagaGGAAAATATTAGTAAACCATTTAAACAATTTCTACCATTAGGTTGTACTATCGACGAATTAATAGAGCGTGAATATTACACCTACTCTCAaaatgaaatgaaaaattatatcgATCCACTTATGAATGAAGAGGATAATGAATCTTTATCAAAGCAAAAAATACTTAACATTGCTAACCTTTgcttaataaaatatatattgaaaaagaGAGAGGTctttattgaaaataaatatgatataaaaatagatcGAAGCACTTGGGAAAGCATAACAGGTATGACAAACCATGACCAACAACAAACTGACGAATCTGTAACTCAATCGGAATCATCGGATTATATACACATTGATGAACTGATTGATAATATTCTCATAAAGCTAAtggtaaataataattataaaaattttacccaatttattatgaaaacaccaaatttaaatttaaatatgaatgaGTGTGTGCAATATTTAAAGGAAAATCGTAAATTTATTGAAACtattttaatacatatacgatttcataattttgatgttgcaattaaaatgtgtatatcatttttgcattcatacaaattaaaagaaaacaatGATCAGgacaatatttttcaaaatgaaaatgccGAATGTAAAGATAGCGACCTGGCATATGAACGAAATGAAGAAGATCAAGATATGTGGTGGTGCAAAATGttagatgaaaataattttaaaaataatatcgaACGAAGTAATACTTTTCATTCTAtcttaaaagaaatatataatgttttaataattttaaatgataatgttcatttaataaatgtagAACAGAGTGGAATAAAAAAGctttttgaatattcatttccatttttattaaaatataatgaaaaattattttatgattttattataaataataatttgattttACGCCCTCATGAAATATTACTTacattcaaaaaattacaagacataaaattaaagaaaaaaattaattactacatacaaaaatatgtaatgaattatattaaatatgataaaaaaaataaaaatgttaatgcAATTTTGattgaattatatattaacgATTCAGAAAAACCTGTACAAGTCaggcaaaaaaaaatattaaaaatgttacgCTCCAACTACCCAGTGGACACAAATCACATAATTCAGATGatcgaaaataaaaattttaatttggtTACGGCATTGTTGTACGGAAGGATCCATAAGCATTA TGAAAGCCTGGAAATTCTTTGCGACGAAGATTTGAGAATATGTGAAAAGTATTGCCACTATTATAGCTTTATGTTGAAAAGTTTTGTAAAaggattaaaaaaagaaaaatatgaaagcATATTTTCTAGTATTTACAACAATGATAAAAcgatatatcaaaaattgCTTAATGAGAAGggcaaaaataatgatatatcaacaaatgatgaatataaaaaagatgataagacaatgaagaagaagaaaaaaaaaaaaaaaaaagacacaCTTGGTGATGCATTTATTAAGGGTATTATTAAAGaatatcataaatataGCTACATAacaatgaataaaaattctttggaaaaagttaaaaaattaaatagtttaaataaaaaaaatgatgaaaatatacagaataaagaagaaaatataaaaaaagaatatgatTATATGCTTCATTTAATTggtaatgaaaaaaatagttcTAATGATGATGAGAATTATGATATAACTAACtattatgataataatgaatcGTGTGGTTATTCTTCGCAAAATACTGAAACCAATGCGTCAACAAATTGTCGCCATTTCACAGATATCGAAAGTGAAAATACTACTGATAGCTTAATTATAGATTATagtgatgaaaataataatgtaacTGTACAAGAACATGGggttgcaaaaaaaaaaaaaaaaaagaatgaaAGAGAAATTTCTATGAAGGGAAAAAGATCTCAAATTTCCAaatcaaaaagaaaaaatgataaatacaaaaaattattaggAAATATTTCCAAAAATCAAGATATAGATTTATTGGAATATTTTCATGtttataatgaaaacaaaTGTAGATCATGCggttttttctttttatttattaaagtaTGTAtggataaatataaaaataaaaatacatgtgaagcaaaaaaagaaatttataaaaattatataatctatattttaaataaatatgcaaatcataatgatttaaataatatatatatatttaaaatgatacctgaaaattggaaaatatcaaaaatatcaaattatattaatttttatttgcgaaaaaaattaaacacACAAACTAACCTTGAAATATATCACAACCTTATAAAGAGTAGCTACTTAAATGCTACTTATAAtcttatcaaaaaaaaagaagaaaaaattctTATACAGGATAGTAT AATGTGCAACGTTTGCAACACTGCTATTGAAGAAAAggaatttgtttatttctCGGAAACTGTTGTActacatataaaatgtgtGTGCAAATATAATCCTCCCCAATtgacataa